The following coding sequences are from one Sesamum indicum cultivar Zhongzhi No. 13 linkage group LG11, S_indicum_v1.0, whole genome shotgun sequence window:
- the LOC105173937 gene encoding suppressor of glycerol defect protein 1 isoform X3: protein MEEKPSDKSRRERRKEARLAKNKKKFDSWVQHQQSCKSKKSSRKLLKDNAVKDCIEQPQLVERPENKLQVFRTNAESSDTISERHSSVSSRTKKDLKRKRCPKSNFFKYLQMEREGRVLSAEEDLKIERRLAKKLKVKNGKLSAANDDIDWLLEGIPSVLDNLGETEEVTESAEHGCFSGKSKKIHPKNEDLEDEISVEEEDEISVEEEDEISMEEENEISTDEEDEESDPLSSSEERDGVVEVISPKELDKKKRRKTKFEEYLEDDIYGGKSSAEADLSLERKLAKKLKLKAGKLGGDDDDINMLLEGIPSVLDSFEGELTKDPADYPKKSLDDSISDKKLKNHNLIEQGQKAETAINSNMEASVRLESFSSEVALEKIPNIGAGKYVSPHLRSRVGNESTEYAQVRKRVRGLLNRLSETNVESITGEISTLFHSVGRSVGSQIITEEVIASCSGGPRGNEQYAAVFAAFAAGMACLVGMDFGAKLLACLAKCFEEEYLKEDNLSLRNLTLLLSYLYVFGLCSSELIYDFLIMLGKRLTEVDVSTVLTVLQSCGMKLRGDDPVGMKNFILSVQSRVNELKACSGNEQSNISSKRMEFMIETICDIKNNKKRPKEDTVQHTRIKKWLQKLRVDDVLIRGLKWSKLLDPSKKGQWWLSGDIASTAENIEEVAGAIDKEIPETKKMLELAASQRMNTDARRAIFCVIMSGEDYIDAFEKLLRLDLPGKQLGISFMNCRIGRSCGCLWSAVYRRKYLTNTIVFLQLNYAAMTKTTSSLCSTVCGIISRSWSQCHC, encoded by the exons ATGG AAGAAAAGCCCAGCGACAAATCCCGCAGAGAGCGAAGGAAAGAAGCCCGCTTGgccaagaacaagaaaaagtttGATTCTTGGGTCCAACATCAA cAGTCATGTAAATCAAAGAAATCCTCGAGGAAACTACTCAAGGATAATGCTGTTAAGGATTGCATTGAGCAGCCTCAGTTGGTGGAGAGACCAGAAAATAAACTGCAGGTTTTTAGAACTAATGCAGAAAGTAGTGACACTATCTCTGAACGTCATAGCTCTGTGAGCTCCAGAACTAAAAAGGATTTGAAACGAAAGAGATGTCCAAAGAGCAATTTCTTTAAGTATCTACAGATGGAGAGGGAGGGAAGAGTCCTATCAGCGGAGGAGGATCTGAAGATCGAGAGGAGACTTGCGAAGAAACTCAAGGTGAAGAATGGGAAGTTGAGTGCAGCAAATGATGATATTGACTGGCTGCTTGAAGGAATACCTTCTGTTCTTGATAATCTTGGGGAAACTGAAGAAGTCACTGAAAGTGCTGAGCATGGTTGTTTTTCTGGGAAAAGTAAAAAGATTCATCCAAAGAATGAAGATTTAGAGGATGAGATTTCAGTTGAGGAAGAGGATGAGATTTCAGTTGAGGAAGAGGATGAAATTTCAATGGAGGAAGAGAATGAAATTTCAACTGACGAAGAGGATGAAGAATCTGATCCACTATCTAGTAGTGAGGAGCGTGATGGTGTGGTGGAGGTGATCTCACCGAAGGAGttggataaaaagaaaagaaggaaaacaaagtttGAAGAGTACCTTGAAGACGACATTTATGGTGGTAAAAGTTCGGCAGAGGCTGATTTGTCATTGGAAAGAAAACTTGCTAAGAAACTGAAGTTGAAAGCAGGGAAGTTAGGGGGAGATGATGACGACATCAACATGCTGTTGGAGGGAATTCCTTCAGTGCTTGATTCCTTTGAGGGTGAGCTGACAAAGGATCCTGCAGATTATCCCAAGAAAAGTCTCGATGACAGCATTTCAGATAAAAAGCTTAAAAATCATAACTTAATTGAACAAGGACAAAAAGCTGAGACagcaataaattcaaatatggaGGCCTCGGTGCGTCTAGAATCTTTTTCTTCTGAGGTAGCATTggaaaaaattccaaatataGGAGCCGGGAAATATGTATCCCCTCATCTGAGATCTCGTGTTGGAAACGAATCCACAGAATATGCTCAAGTACGTAAACGAGTGAGAG GACTTCTAAATAGGCTTTCTGAAACCAATGTGGAGTCAATCACAGGGGAAATTTCTACATTATTTCAT TCAGTTGGCCGCAGTGTTGGTTCTCAAATTATCACTGAAGAAGTAATTGCATCATGCTCTGGAGGTCCTCGTGGCAATGAACA GTATGCTGCTGTCTTTGCGGCATTTGCTGCTGGAATGGCTTGTTTGGTGGGGATGGACTTTGGTGCTAAACTTCTTGCATGCCTTGCAAAATGCTTTGAG GAAGAGTATTTGAAGGAAGACAATCTCTCCTTGCGGAATCTGACACTTCTACTTTcctatttatatgtttttggACTTTGTTCAAG TGAGTTGATATATGATTTCCTGATAATGCTTGGCAAGCGGTTAACAGAGGTTGATGTTTCGACGGTGTTGACTGTTTTGCAGT CTTGCGGGATGAAATTGCGAGGGGACGATCCAGTTGGGAtgaaaaactttattttgagTGTTCAGAGCAGAGTAAATGAGTTGAAAGCCTGTTCTGGAAATGAGCAATCAAATATAAGTAGCAAAAGA ATGGAGTTTATGATTGAAACTATATGCgatattaaaaacaataaaaagagACCCAAGGAAGACACTGTGCAGCACACTCGTATAAAAAAGTGGTTACAGAAG TTGAGAGTCGATGATGTATTAATTCGAGGGTTGAAATGGAGCAAGCTTCTTGATCCTAGCAAGAAAGGTCAGTGGTGGTTGTCTGGGGATATTGCCTCAACTGCAGAGAATATTGAAGAGGTTGCTGGCGCAATTGATAAGGAGATCCCTGAAACCAAAAAGATGCTAGAGCTTGCTGCGTCCCAAAGGATGAATACAGATGCAAGAAGGGcaattttttgtgtaattatgagTGGGGAGGACTATATTGATGCTTTTGAGAAACTTCTGAGACTAGACTTGCCAGGAAAGCAG TTGGGCATATCTTTTATGAACTGTAGGATCGGGAGATCATGCGGGTGCTTGTGGAGTGCTGTCTACAGGAGAAAGTATTTAACAAATACTATTGTGTTCTTGCAACTAAACTATGCAGCTATGACAAAAACCACAAGTTCACTTTGCAG TACTGTTTGTGGGATCATTTCAAGGAGTTGGAGTCAATGCCATTGCTGA
- the LOC105173937 gene encoding nucleolar MIF4G domain-containing protein 1 isoform X2: MEEKPSDKSRRERRKEARLAKNKKKFDSWVQHQSCKSKKSSRKLLKDNAVKDCIEQPQLVERPENKLQVFRTNAESSDTISERHSSVSSRTKKDLKRKRCPKSNFFKYLQMEREGRVLSAEEDLKIERRLAKKLKVKNGKLSAANDDIDWLLEGIPSVLDNLGETEEVTESAEHGCFSGKSKKIHPKNEDLEDEISVEEEDEISVEEEDEISMEEENEISTDEEDEESDPLSSSEERDGVVEVISPKELDKKKRRKTKFEEYLEDDIYGGKSSAEADLSLERKLAKKLKLKAGKLGGDDDDINMLLEGIPSVLDSFEGELTKDPADYPKKSLDDSISDKKLKNHNLIEQGQKAETAINSNMEASVRLESFSSEVALEKIPNIGAGKYVSPHLRSRVGNESTEYAQVRKRVRGLLNRLSETNVESITGEISTLFHSVGRSVGSQIITEEVIASCSGGPRGNEQYAAVFAAFAAGMACLVGMDFGAKLLACLAKCFEEEYLKEDNLSLRNLTLLLSYLYVFGLCSSELIYDFLIMLGKRLTEVDVSTVLTVLQSCGMKLRGDDPVGMKNFILSVQSRVNELKACSGNEQSNISSKRMEFMIETICDIKNNKKRPKEDTVQHTRIKKWLQKLRVDDVLIRGLKWSKLLDPSKKGQWWLSGDIASTAENIEEVAGAIDKEIPETKKMLELAASQRMNTDARRAIFCVIMSGEDYIDAFEKLLRLDLPGKQDREIMRVLVECCLQEKVFNKYYCVLATKLCSYDKNHKFTLQYCLWDHFKELESMPLLRSMHLAKFTAEMVASFSLSLAVLKVIELNDAISLSPKRIMHFRMLFEAMFQFPDKLVWNTFTRIAVTPEYEPLRSGIEFFIRKYVVSSQKSLADKFKLARKALNNVEGVVM, encoded by the exons ATGG AAGAAAAGCCCAGCGACAAATCCCGCAGAGAGCGAAGGAAAGAAGCCCGCTTGgccaagaacaagaaaaagtttGATTCTTGGGTCCAACATCAA TCATGTAAATCAAAGAAATCCTCGAGGAAACTACTCAAGGATAATGCTGTTAAGGATTGCATTGAGCAGCCTCAGTTGGTGGAGAGACCAGAAAATAAACTGCAGGTTTTTAGAACTAATGCAGAAAGTAGTGACACTATCTCTGAACGTCATAGCTCTGTGAGCTCCAGAACTAAAAAGGATTTGAAACGAAAGAGATGTCCAAAGAGCAATTTCTTTAAGTATCTACAGATGGAGAGGGAGGGAAGAGTCCTATCAGCGGAGGAGGATCTGAAGATCGAGAGGAGACTTGCGAAGAAACTCAAGGTGAAGAATGGGAAGTTGAGTGCAGCAAATGATGATATTGACTGGCTGCTTGAAGGAATACCTTCTGTTCTTGATAATCTTGGGGAAACTGAAGAAGTCACTGAAAGTGCTGAGCATGGTTGTTTTTCTGGGAAAAGTAAAAAGATTCATCCAAAGAATGAAGATTTAGAGGATGAGATTTCAGTTGAGGAAGAGGATGAGATTTCAGTTGAGGAAGAGGATGAAATTTCAATGGAGGAAGAGAATGAAATTTCAACTGACGAAGAGGATGAAGAATCTGATCCACTATCTAGTAGTGAGGAGCGTGATGGTGTGGTGGAGGTGATCTCACCGAAGGAGttggataaaaagaaaagaaggaaaacaaagtttGAAGAGTACCTTGAAGACGACATTTATGGTGGTAAAAGTTCGGCAGAGGCTGATTTGTCATTGGAAAGAAAACTTGCTAAGAAACTGAAGTTGAAAGCAGGGAAGTTAGGGGGAGATGATGACGACATCAACATGCTGTTGGAGGGAATTCCTTCAGTGCTTGATTCCTTTGAGGGTGAGCTGACAAAGGATCCTGCAGATTATCCCAAGAAAAGTCTCGATGACAGCATTTCAGATAAAAAGCTTAAAAATCATAACTTAATTGAACAAGGACAAAAAGCTGAGACagcaataaattcaaatatggaGGCCTCGGTGCGTCTAGAATCTTTTTCTTCTGAGGTAGCATTggaaaaaattccaaatataGGAGCCGGGAAATATGTATCCCCTCATCTGAGATCTCGTGTTGGAAACGAATCCACAGAATATGCTCAAGTACGTAAACGAGTGAGAG GACTTCTAAATAGGCTTTCTGAAACCAATGTGGAGTCAATCACAGGGGAAATTTCTACATTATTTCAT TCAGTTGGCCGCAGTGTTGGTTCTCAAATTATCACTGAAGAAGTAATTGCATCATGCTCTGGAGGTCCTCGTGGCAATGAACA GTATGCTGCTGTCTTTGCGGCATTTGCTGCTGGAATGGCTTGTTTGGTGGGGATGGACTTTGGTGCTAAACTTCTTGCATGCCTTGCAAAATGCTTTGAG GAAGAGTATTTGAAGGAAGACAATCTCTCCTTGCGGAATCTGACACTTCTACTTTcctatttatatgtttttggACTTTGTTCAAG TGAGTTGATATATGATTTCCTGATAATGCTTGGCAAGCGGTTAACAGAGGTTGATGTTTCGACGGTGTTGACTGTTTTGCAGT CTTGCGGGATGAAATTGCGAGGGGACGATCCAGTTGGGAtgaaaaactttattttgagTGTTCAGAGCAGAGTAAATGAGTTGAAAGCCTGTTCTGGAAATGAGCAATCAAATATAAGTAGCAAAAGA ATGGAGTTTATGATTGAAACTATATGCgatattaaaaacaataaaaagagACCCAAGGAAGACACTGTGCAGCACACTCGTATAAAAAAGTGGTTACAGAAG TTGAGAGTCGATGATGTATTAATTCGAGGGTTGAAATGGAGCAAGCTTCTTGATCCTAGCAAGAAAGGTCAGTGGTGGTTGTCTGGGGATATTGCCTCAACTGCAGAGAATATTGAAGAGGTTGCTGGCGCAATTGATAAGGAGATCCCTGAAACCAAAAAGATGCTAGAGCTTGCTGCGTCCCAAAGGATGAATACAGATGCAAGAAGGGcaattttttgtgtaattatgagTGGGGAGGACTATATTGATGCTTTTGAGAAACTTCTGAGACTAGACTTGCCAGGAAAGCAG GATCGGGAGATCATGCGGGTGCTTGTGGAGTGCTGTCTACAGGAGAAAGTATTTAACAAATACTATTGTGTTCTTGCAACTAAACTATGCAGCTATGACAAAAACCACAAGTTCACTTTGCAG TACTGTTTGTGGGATCATTTCAAGGAGTTGGAGTCAATGCCATTGCTGAGATCAATGCACTTAGCAAAATTTACTGCAGAAATGGTTGCATCTTTCAGTCTTTCTTTAGCAGTCCTGAAGGTAATTGAGCTGAATGACGCCATAAGTTTAAGCCCCAAAAGAATTATGCATTTCCGGATGCTGTTTGAGGCCATGTTCCAGTTCCCTGATAAGCTCGTGTGGAACACTTTTACCCGTATTGCTGTGACTCCTGAGTACGAACCCCTTAGGAGTGGAATTGAGTTTTTCATCCGCAAGTATGTTGTGAGTAGTCAAAAGTCCCTAGCAGATAAGTTCAAGCTTGCCAGGAAAGCTCTTAACAATGTGGAAGGTGTTGTAATGTGA
- the LOC105173937 gene encoding nucleolar MIF4G domain-containing protein 1 isoform X1, producing MEEKPSDKSRRERRKEARLAKNKKKFDSWVQHQQSCKSKKSSRKLLKDNAVKDCIEQPQLVERPENKLQVFRTNAESSDTISERHSSVSSRTKKDLKRKRCPKSNFFKYLQMEREGRVLSAEEDLKIERRLAKKLKVKNGKLSAANDDIDWLLEGIPSVLDNLGETEEVTESAEHGCFSGKSKKIHPKNEDLEDEISVEEEDEISVEEEDEISMEEENEISTDEEDEESDPLSSSEERDGVVEVISPKELDKKKRRKTKFEEYLEDDIYGGKSSAEADLSLERKLAKKLKLKAGKLGGDDDDINMLLEGIPSVLDSFEGELTKDPADYPKKSLDDSISDKKLKNHNLIEQGQKAETAINSNMEASVRLESFSSEVALEKIPNIGAGKYVSPHLRSRVGNESTEYAQVRKRVRGLLNRLSETNVESITGEISTLFHSVGRSVGSQIITEEVIASCSGGPRGNEQYAAVFAAFAAGMACLVGMDFGAKLLACLAKCFEEEYLKEDNLSLRNLTLLLSYLYVFGLCSSELIYDFLIMLGKRLTEVDVSTVLTVLQSCGMKLRGDDPVGMKNFILSVQSRVNELKACSGNEQSNISSKRMEFMIETICDIKNNKKRPKEDTVQHTRIKKWLQKLRVDDVLIRGLKWSKLLDPSKKGQWWLSGDIASTAENIEEVAGAIDKEIPETKKMLELAASQRMNTDARRAIFCVIMSGEDYIDAFEKLLRLDLPGKQDREIMRVLVECCLQEKVFNKYYCVLATKLCSYDKNHKFTLQYCLWDHFKELESMPLLRSMHLAKFTAEMVASFSLSLAVLKVIELNDAISLSPKRIMHFRMLFEAMFQFPDKLVWNTFTRIAVTPEYEPLRSGIEFFIRKYVVSSQKSLADKFKLARKALNNVEGVVM from the exons ATGG AAGAAAAGCCCAGCGACAAATCCCGCAGAGAGCGAAGGAAAGAAGCCCGCTTGgccaagaacaagaaaaagtttGATTCTTGGGTCCAACATCAA cAGTCATGTAAATCAAAGAAATCCTCGAGGAAACTACTCAAGGATAATGCTGTTAAGGATTGCATTGAGCAGCCTCAGTTGGTGGAGAGACCAGAAAATAAACTGCAGGTTTTTAGAACTAATGCAGAAAGTAGTGACACTATCTCTGAACGTCATAGCTCTGTGAGCTCCAGAACTAAAAAGGATTTGAAACGAAAGAGATGTCCAAAGAGCAATTTCTTTAAGTATCTACAGATGGAGAGGGAGGGAAGAGTCCTATCAGCGGAGGAGGATCTGAAGATCGAGAGGAGACTTGCGAAGAAACTCAAGGTGAAGAATGGGAAGTTGAGTGCAGCAAATGATGATATTGACTGGCTGCTTGAAGGAATACCTTCTGTTCTTGATAATCTTGGGGAAACTGAAGAAGTCACTGAAAGTGCTGAGCATGGTTGTTTTTCTGGGAAAAGTAAAAAGATTCATCCAAAGAATGAAGATTTAGAGGATGAGATTTCAGTTGAGGAAGAGGATGAGATTTCAGTTGAGGAAGAGGATGAAATTTCAATGGAGGAAGAGAATGAAATTTCAACTGACGAAGAGGATGAAGAATCTGATCCACTATCTAGTAGTGAGGAGCGTGATGGTGTGGTGGAGGTGATCTCACCGAAGGAGttggataaaaagaaaagaaggaaaacaaagtttGAAGAGTACCTTGAAGACGACATTTATGGTGGTAAAAGTTCGGCAGAGGCTGATTTGTCATTGGAAAGAAAACTTGCTAAGAAACTGAAGTTGAAAGCAGGGAAGTTAGGGGGAGATGATGACGACATCAACATGCTGTTGGAGGGAATTCCTTCAGTGCTTGATTCCTTTGAGGGTGAGCTGACAAAGGATCCTGCAGATTATCCCAAGAAAAGTCTCGATGACAGCATTTCAGATAAAAAGCTTAAAAATCATAACTTAATTGAACAAGGACAAAAAGCTGAGACagcaataaattcaaatatggaGGCCTCGGTGCGTCTAGAATCTTTTTCTTCTGAGGTAGCATTggaaaaaattccaaatataGGAGCCGGGAAATATGTATCCCCTCATCTGAGATCTCGTGTTGGAAACGAATCCACAGAATATGCTCAAGTACGTAAACGAGTGAGAG GACTTCTAAATAGGCTTTCTGAAACCAATGTGGAGTCAATCACAGGGGAAATTTCTACATTATTTCAT TCAGTTGGCCGCAGTGTTGGTTCTCAAATTATCACTGAAGAAGTAATTGCATCATGCTCTGGAGGTCCTCGTGGCAATGAACA GTATGCTGCTGTCTTTGCGGCATTTGCTGCTGGAATGGCTTGTTTGGTGGGGATGGACTTTGGTGCTAAACTTCTTGCATGCCTTGCAAAATGCTTTGAG GAAGAGTATTTGAAGGAAGACAATCTCTCCTTGCGGAATCTGACACTTCTACTTTcctatttatatgtttttggACTTTGTTCAAG TGAGTTGATATATGATTTCCTGATAATGCTTGGCAAGCGGTTAACAGAGGTTGATGTTTCGACGGTGTTGACTGTTTTGCAGT CTTGCGGGATGAAATTGCGAGGGGACGATCCAGTTGGGAtgaaaaactttattttgagTGTTCAGAGCAGAGTAAATGAGTTGAAAGCCTGTTCTGGAAATGAGCAATCAAATATAAGTAGCAAAAGA ATGGAGTTTATGATTGAAACTATATGCgatattaaaaacaataaaaagagACCCAAGGAAGACACTGTGCAGCACACTCGTATAAAAAAGTGGTTACAGAAG TTGAGAGTCGATGATGTATTAATTCGAGGGTTGAAATGGAGCAAGCTTCTTGATCCTAGCAAGAAAGGTCAGTGGTGGTTGTCTGGGGATATTGCCTCAACTGCAGAGAATATTGAAGAGGTTGCTGGCGCAATTGATAAGGAGATCCCTGAAACCAAAAAGATGCTAGAGCTTGCTGCGTCCCAAAGGATGAATACAGATGCAAGAAGGGcaattttttgtgtaattatgagTGGGGAGGACTATATTGATGCTTTTGAGAAACTTCTGAGACTAGACTTGCCAGGAAAGCAG GATCGGGAGATCATGCGGGTGCTTGTGGAGTGCTGTCTACAGGAGAAAGTATTTAACAAATACTATTGTGTTCTTGCAACTAAACTATGCAGCTATGACAAAAACCACAAGTTCACTTTGCAG TACTGTTTGTGGGATCATTTCAAGGAGTTGGAGTCAATGCCATTGCTGAGATCAATGCACTTAGCAAAATTTACTGCAGAAATGGTTGCATCTTTCAGTCTTTCTTTAGCAGTCCTGAAGGTAATTGAGCTGAATGACGCCATAAGTTTAAGCCCCAAAAGAATTATGCATTTCCGGATGCTGTTTGAGGCCATGTTCCAGTTCCCTGATAAGCTCGTGTGGAACACTTTTACCCGTATTGCTGTGACTCCTGAGTACGAACCCCTTAGGAGTGGAATTGAGTTTTTCATCCGCAAGTATGTTGTGAGTAGTCAAAAGTCCCTAGCAGATAAGTTCAAGCTTGCCAGGAAAGCTCTTAACAATGTGGAAGGTGTTGTAATGTGA